In the genome of Leptospira licerasiae serovar Varillal str. VAR 010, one region contains:
- a CDS encoding LIC_11502 family protein, which yields MQEGEETSLLSLSGGIPLQELLSAAKEAGLDLPKERTRPLGRILLAGLLGALRGFEERGLSPFLPTHKYIFAEIVSDLTDAYSILSQESNEKMILQAACDFGIKKVYHLEWKLYSSHDLF from the coding sequence ATGCAGGAAGGAGAAGAAACATCCTTACTTTCTCTATCCGGAGGAATTCCTCTCCAGGAACTTTTAAGCGCGGCAAAAGAAGCTGGCCTCGATCTTCCGAAAGAAAGGACAAGACCGTTAGGCAGGATCTTACTCGCAGGACTTTTAGGAGCGCTGCGAGGATTTGAAGAAAGAGGACTTTCTCCCTTCTTACCCACTCATAAATACATCTTTGCAGAGATCGTTTCGGATTTAACCGACGCCTATTCTATTCTATCCCAAGAATCGAATGAAAAAATGATTTTACAAGCAGCTTGCGACTTTGGGATCAAAAAAGTATATCATCTGGAATGGAAGTTATACTCCTCCCATGACCTATTCTGA
- the map gene encoding type I methionyl aminopeptidase encodes MIYIKNKTEIEKMRAAGKLAAALLDYISGFIQPGISTLAINDLCEEFTKKHGGKSAPLGYKGFPKSVCTSINEVVCHGIPKAIDVLKEGDIVNVDVTPIVDGYHGDSSRTFIVGGKTSPEVERLVKDAERAMWIGIEQVKPGNRVSDIANAIDDYLTPKGYGIVRDLMGHGIGRGFHEEPQIPHYRSGRKLAKLEPGMTFTIEPMVNLGTWEVIFSKKDGWTVTTKDGKWSAQFEHTILVTEKGYEILTQA; translated from the coding sequence TTGATCTACATCAAGAACAAGACTGAAATCGAGAAAATGAGGGCGGCGGGCAAATTAGCCGCCGCGCTTCTGGACTATATATCCGGGTTCATTCAACCCGGTATAAGTACTCTTGCGATCAATGATCTCTGCGAAGAGTTCACGAAGAAGCATGGAGGTAAGTCGGCACCTCTAGGTTACAAAGGTTTTCCGAAATCGGTTTGTACTTCAATCAACGAAGTCGTTTGCCACGGAATCCCAAAGGCAATTGATGTTCTGAAAGAAGGTGATATCGTCAACGTTGACGTGACTCCTATCGTAGATGGATATCATGGAGATAGTTCTCGTACTTTTATCGTAGGCGGTAAAACTTCTCCCGAAGTGGAACGTTTAGTTAAAGATGCGGAACGTGCCATGTGGATCGGAATAGAACAAGTAAAACCAGGAAATCGTGTAAGCGATATAGCAAATGCGATCGACGATTATCTGACCCCTAAAGGATACGGGATAGTCAGAGACCTGATGGGCCACGGAATAGGAAGAGGCTTCCACGAAGAACCTCAAATCCCTCATTATCGCTCCGGCCGTAAACTAGCCAAATTAGAACCGGGAATGACATTCACTATAGAACCAATGGTGAATTTAGGAACTTGGGAAGTTATCTTTTCTAAAAAGGACGGTTGGACTGTGACTACGAAGGATGGAAAATGGTCCGCTCAGTTCGAACATACCATTCTTGTTACTGAAAAAGGCTATGAAATTTTAACCCAAGCATAG
- a CDS encoding SpiroCoCo family coiled-coil protein, with protein sequence MGLELLLPFLASVGITILLRRMDKSNYKLSQIKRYTGKLQEELQEIALEKIQSVKDSGIELEISLKQTRKLAEEVRGLNEESRQLLETIRSNRDFLNAVTLDLKEVVHLSSDIRQESQSIQDGLQRLELGKKEVSGIGNRIQELRSEAEVLLEAFQEKLNFRSDDILQSLASKIVELEGLLEVKADRIESGLEELGEAFRQRLEAQTKSLYHETVGKVDNAREEVQSLLESVKAKEEDLDARTDRMQTAFLSVSEKIDRLETRVDEKAELADRKLEETFSHNESVIRQKYDQVLEQVVHSKEAFLNGVRIEIEAIRKEIEGMSLETLTRRDEILNETRRQAEGINDSINIFQEKYLEAENKLLKQADSRKADLMRQIDSFEDEFNRISSSLRIEAEDLRKEILSGLKEFHSALESSRSEEERKSKLKLDQVRESLEEELKVLQHSQAEKFRADWETIQEKVKDYSSQISTRMKEIDASVKELKVSLEEEVGALHASHSERFRSEWDSIRENVKIFDVQVSTRMKEMDSYVKDIREALEGTAGDILGEAESKVSEIGLSIEDEFRKMDRRFEHFSRSWEEEVQSQKNHTMDAIRGLEERLGQIHFKGAEYLEEFSKSYAEQKDKIEEFVSKYKANFQKEGDEVREELVSRFKDLKAEAITSVENVKVEYSAAGERFENLLRKNEKLLEMQAEKIRTSTESQLEKAGEQARVVLDKLKESGQDFFERQEEKIDRLNDTIDSKINRQLSALLDKGQIQLSQLEERIAKHLADVKRHLEEALDSGIKESESQMKEFQNQVKYLLKETEESSEEFLKTGREEFQKAQKEYRVLQIDLRKDLEEIQDAKRSLFSELEEEAEKLRSSVDEISERILDAEKRSALFLDVKEIIERSEEFVSEMKEALEDANHTEKTYEDLDQNLVRIKKVQEDLETRISQAEERSAEILSIEEKAEVLKEEFERIMEESSHWNDTHRKLVEAGERAFEMESRFLDLEDRLGRVVSVREEIKQLDQDSQGHKENSFKLAQKIREMEKEISVIEAREREVAETLKKTDDRLETLAGRKEEILSVEAKFDKIEDLMSELGERHKQISTLQQRLDDMKEGALSVKDDLESLLSEAEDTFEKLSTFMDVVQTNMSKTGGGKSGKAQGQDPLVARKKATVLNLFHNFHWQPETIAEKLGLETSLVQTIIQNETVKKG encoded by the coding sequence ATGGGCCTAGAACTTCTTTTACCCTTTTTAGCCAGTGTAGGCATTACTATCCTTCTTCGTAGGATGGACAAGTCGAATTATAAGCTCAGCCAGATCAAAAGATATACTGGCAAACTCCAGGAAGAATTACAAGAGATCGCCCTGGAAAAAATCCAATCCGTAAAAGATTCCGGAATAGAACTGGAGATCAGTTTAAAACAAACCAGAAAACTTGCGGAAGAGGTAAGAGGTCTGAACGAAGAATCCAGGCAATTACTGGAAACAATCCGTTCCAATCGGGATTTTTTAAACGCGGTTACATTAGATCTTAAAGAAGTAGTTCATCTTTCTTCTGACATTCGCCAAGAGTCCCAATCCATCCAAGACGGATTGCAAAGATTGGAGCTGGGCAAAAAAGAAGTATCCGGGATCGGAAATCGTATCCAAGAACTTCGTTCCGAGGCAGAAGTTCTTCTGGAAGCATTCCAAGAAAAACTTAATTTCCGTTCGGATGATATCCTTCAATCACTCGCCTCTAAAATCGTAGAGTTAGAAGGATTATTAGAAGTCAAAGCGGATCGAATCGAATCCGGTTTGGAAGAATTGGGAGAAGCTTTCCGCCAAAGATTAGAAGCCCAAACCAAGTCATTATATCATGAAACCGTAGGCAAAGTAGATAACGCTCGAGAAGAAGTTCAGTCTCTTCTGGAATCTGTAAAAGCAAAAGAAGAAGATCTGGATGCAAGAACAGATCGTATGCAGACGGCATTTTTATCCGTATCCGAAAAAATCGATCGTTTAGAAACTAGAGTGGATGAGAAGGCAGAGCTTGCGGATCGTAAATTGGAGGAAACCTTCTCCCATAATGAATCAGTCATTCGCCAAAAGTACGATCAAGTATTAGAACAAGTAGTTCATTCTAAGGAAGCGTTCTTAAACGGAGTTCGAATAGAGATAGAAGCCATTCGTAAAGAAATAGAAGGAATGAGCCTCGAAACGCTTACTAGACGCGACGAGATCTTAAACGAAACCAGACGCCAAGCAGAAGGGATCAACGACTCTATCAATATCTTCCAAGAAAAATATTTGGAAGCTGAGAACAAATTACTCAAGCAAGCGGATTCACGTAAAGCGGATCTGATGCGTCAGATAGATTCTTTCGAAGACGAATTCAATCGTATTTCCAGCAGTCTAAGAATAGAAGCGGAAGATCTTAGAAAAGAAATCCTTTCCGGACTAAAAGAATTCCATTCCGCTTTAGAATCGTCTCGCTCGGAAGAAGAAAGAAAATCCAAACTCAAATTGGACCAAGTCAGAGAATCCTTGGAAGAAGAACTAAAAGTACTCCAACACTCTCAGGCGGAAAAATTCCGTGCGGACTGGGAAACGATTCAGGAAAAAGTTAAGGACTATTCTTCTCAAATTTCCACTCGAATGAAAGAGATAGATGCTTCCGTTAAGGAACTAAAAGTTTCTTTAGAAGAGGAAGTAGGGGCATTGCACGCTTCCCATTCAGAACGTTTCCGTTCCGAATGGGATTCGATTAGAGAGAATGTAAAAATTTTCGACGTCCAGGTCTCGACTAGGATGAAGGAAATGGATTCCTATGTAAAAGATATCCGAGAAGCTCTGGAAGGAACTGCAGGAGATATTTTAGGGGAAGCGGAATCTAAGGTAAGCGAGATCGGTCTTTCTATCGAAGACGAGTTCCGCAAAATGGACAGAAGATTCGAACACTTCTCTCGTTCTTGGGAAGAAGAAGTACAATCCCAGAAAAACCATACCATGGATGCGATCCGTGGATTGGAAGAAAGACTGGGGCAGATCCATTTTAAAGGCGCGGAATATCTGGAAGAATTCTCCAAATCTTATGCGGAACAAAAAGATAAGATCGAAGAATTCGTATCTAAATATAAGGCGAACTTCCAGAAAGAGGGAGACGAGGTCAGAGAGGAGCTTGTTTCTCGTTTTAAAGACCTGAAAGCGGAAGCGATCACAAGCGTAGAAAACGTAAAAGTCGAATATTCCGCGGCGGGAGAAAGATTCGAAAATCTTTTACGCAAGAACGAAAAACTTTTAGAAATGCAAGCGGAGAAGATCCGTACTTCCACCGAATCCCAACTGGAAAAAGCGGGAGAGCAGGCAAGAGTCGTTCTGGACAAACTGAAAGAATCCGGCCAAGACTTCTTTGAAAGACAGGAAGAAAAAATAGACCGTCTCAACGATACGATCGATTCCAAGATCAACAGGCAATTGTCCGCACTTTTAGATAAAGGTCAGATCCAACTTAGCCAATTGGAAGAAAGGATCGCAAAACATCTAGCGGATGTTAAACGACATCTGGAAGAAGCTTTAGATTCGGGGATCAAAGAAAGCGAAAGCCAGATGAAGGAATTCCAAAATCAGGTAAAATATCTCCTGAAAGAAACCGAAGAATCTTCGGAAGAATTCCTAAAAACCGGAAGAGAAGAATTCCAAAAGGCACAGAAAGAATATCGTGTGCTCCAAATAGATCTTCGCAAAGATCTAGAAGAGATCCAAGATGCAAAACGTTCCCTTTTCTCCGAGCTGGAAGAAGAAGCGGAAAAACTGCGCTCTTCCGTGGACGAGATCTCGGAAAGGATACTGGATGCGGAGAAACGTTCCGCTCTCTTCTTAGATGTAAAAGAAATTATAGAACGTTCCGAAGAATTCGTCTCGGAGATGAAAGAAGCTCTAGAAGATGCAAATCATACGGAAAAAACCTACGAGGATCTGGACCAAAACTTAGTTCGGATCAAAAAAGTACAGGAAGATCTGGAAACTCGTATTTCTCAGGCAGAAGAGAGAAGTGCGGAAATCCTTTCCATAGAAGAGAAAGCGGAAGTCTTAAAAGAAGAATTCGAAAGGATCATGGAAGAATCTTCTCATTGGAACGATACTCATCGCAAGCTTGTGGAAGCTGGAGAAAGGGCATTCGAAATGGAATCCCGCTTCTTGGATCTAGAAGATCGTCTAGGCAGAGTAGTCTCCGTTAGAGAAGAGATCAAGCAGCTTGATCAGGACAGCCAAGGTCACAAAGAGAATTCATTTAAGTTAGCCCAAAAGATACGCGAGATGGAAAAAGAGATCTCCGTAATAGAAGCTAGAGAAAGAGAAGTCGCAGAAACTCTTAAAAAAACGGACGATAGACTAGAGACTCTTGCAGGTAGAAAAGAAGAGATCCTGTCGGTAGAAGCTAAGTTCGATAAGATAGAAGACCTGATGTCTGAGTTAGGAGAGCGTCATAAACAGATCAGCACTCTTCAGCAAAGGTTAGACGATATGAAAGAAGGTGCTCTATCGGTTAAGGACGACCTAGAAAGTCTACTCTCTGAAGCAGAAGATACCTTCGAAAAACTTTCTACGTTCATGGATGTTGTCCAAACCAATATGTCTAAGACCGGAGGGGGAAAGTCCGGTAAGGCTCAAGGCCAAGATCCCTTAGTCGCTAGAAAGAAAGCAACTGTGTTGAATTTATTTCACAATTTCCATTGGCAACCCGAGACGATCGCTGAAAAATTAGGGCTCGAAACTTCTTTGGTCCAAACTATCATTCAAAACGAGACGGTGAAAAAGGGATGA
- a CDS encoding DUF350 domain-containing protein yields the protein MDFVWKYISLLGKDLAFFVLGFLVFYIGKKLKDWTEPRKLDEELVKSDNSALALSLSGYYIGVIILFITIVSHPGEKGDLLGDLFQVSSFSILGVLLLLLSQKINDGLILGGIDAIEEIYEKRNLAVASVLFGGTIASSFFIAAALNGDIGEKVFPQGLGIAVSPLVEKTIIGSIISVIFFSVGQIGMVLFSVYYKLWIPYKLRLELEEKQNLAAGTAFAGALLAIGILLTRALFREFESLYQTGILLLLDLGLAFIIIPILHFFADWVVLPGSTLKEEIERDQNFGAGLLEAVVLVSFSAIIFFAI from the coding sequence ATGGATTTCGTTTGGAAATATATTTCTTTACTAGGTAAGGATCTCGCTTTTTTCGTTTTAGGCTTTTTGGTCTTCTACATCGGCAAAAAACTGAAAGACTGGACGGAACCTCGCAAGCTGGACGAGGAATTAGTAAAATCCGATAATAGTGCTCTCGCTTTAAGTTTATCCGGTTACTATATCGGGGTCATTATATTATTTATCACTATAGTTTCCCATCCTGGAGAAAAAGGAGATCTACTCGGAGATCTTTTTCAAGTGTCTTCCTTTTCGATCTTAGGAGTGTTACTTCTTCTTCTTTCCCAAAAGATCAACGACGGATTGATCTTAGGCGGAATAGACGCAATCGAAGAAATTTACGAAAAAAGGAACTTAGCTGTGGCTTCCGTTTTATTCGGAGGAACGATCGCCAGCTCCTTTTTTATAGCTGCTGCATTGAATGGAGATATTGGAGAGAAGGTATTTCCACAAGGATTAGGCATAGCAGTTTCCCCGCTTGTAGAAAAGACGATCATTGGATCGATTATTTCCGTAATTTTTTTCTCGGTGGGCCAGATAGGGATGGTCCTATTTTCAGTTTATTATAAACTTTGGATCCCTTATAAACTTAGATTAGAGTTGGAAGAAAAGCAGAATCTGGCAGCGGGAACAGCATTTGCCGGGGCATTACTTGCGATCGGGATCTTACTCACAAGAGCATTGTTTAGAGAATTTGAATCCTTGTACCAAACTGGGATCTTATTACTTTTAGATTTGGGACTTGCTTTTATCATTATTCCTATTTTACATTTTTTTGCAGACTGGGTTGTGCTGCCCGGCTCTACATTAAAGGAAGAGATTGAAAGGGATCAAAATTTCGGAGCAGGACTTCTGGAAGCGGTAGTTCTTGTATCCTTCTCTGCTATTATATTTTTTGCGATTTGA
- a CDS encoding carboxy terminal-processing peptidase → MRFAHKKLVFYSILLILPVANFSDSEITPADKAAHLIKILEEQHYGKAKLLNGKYYINSAERFLSELDPQGLIYLKEDMRKFSIMFQEHQNLSELNSALWEIAIRFAFHFRNRLSLFLEMLDQDSENIPDEFRIYQKGKTEYQKDLPSLKKRWASYIESKALQQFFEIGKYRSSDEFSKAFKKERKKIRRSILNFEIYRLRSSLTSSDQMIDLLGSQFLDAMLKELDPHSSFYSDSFRKKFSSPDLDKGLSFGLEFEHSQFGDTRISKIYPGGAAWNSGEIHKGDKIVEIRNSLNSDTGTDVADISAEELYILINREIPQKAFFKVRKLSGKTVWIQLQKTKIAKEEDFIFTQVLEGERKIGYIYLPSFYTDSETDLLGCSEDIARAILKLKRESIEGLILDVRDNYGGSLQEAMDLAGLFIDEGPLFLNENGNRELNILKDPNRGRIFSGPLLILQNSQSASGPEFLSHVLKDYNRALIVGSSSFGKASSQKFLTIKDGKYKIDKIKLTTGLYYGLNNVSHQQKGVAPHIELPQWNNFPLRETDLENSLFPNSISKEIHYEILPELPIRTLKNKSSDRIKRNHFFQKIDSIQSEAKKWLSKPKEIPLDPEDFFEFYSERENVISKINEISVLKSSIFSSQSTLFDKKSFHSGSLENQIFKVKKDRLESDPYVEESYNIISDFINHNEGK, encoded by the coding sequence ATGCGCTTCGCCCATAAGAAACTCGTTTTCTATTCTATCCTCCTAATCTTACCCGTAGCGAATTTTTCAGATTCAGAAATTACACCGGCGGACAAAGCAGCCCACCTTATAAAAATTTTAGAGGAGCAGCATTATGGAAAAGCCAAATTACTTAACGGAAAATATTATATCAACTCCGCAGAGCGTTTTCTTTCTGAATTAGATCCCCAGGGTTTGATTTATCTAAAAGAGGATATGCGGAAATTTTCCATAATGTTCCAAGAACATCAAAACCTTTCCGAACTCAATTCCGCGCTTTGGGAAATAGCCATTAGATTCGCCTTTCATTTTCGCAATAGGTTGTCATTATTTTTGGAAATGTTGGATCAGGACTCAGAGAATATCCCGGACGAATTTAGGATATACCAAAAAGGAAAAACTGAATATCAAAAAGACCTACCTTCCTTAAAGAAGAGATGGGCCAGTTACATAGAAAGTAAAGCCTTACAACAATTTTTCGAAATCGGAAAATATAGGTCATCTGATGAATTCTCAAAAGCTTTTAAAAAAGAAAGGAAAAAGATCAGAAGATCTATTCTAAACTTCGAAATCTATAGATTACGGAGCAGCTTGACTTCCTCCGATCAGATGATTGATTTATTAGGCTCTCAGTTTTTGGACGCAATGTTAAAAGAATTGGATCCACATAGTAGTTTTTATTCAGATTCCTTTCGAAAGAAATTTAGCTCCCCAGATCTTGATAAAGGTTTAAGTTTTGGGCTGGAATTCGAACATTCCCAATTTGGAGATACACGTATTTCAAAAATCTATCCAGGTGGAGCCGCTTGGAATTCTGGAGAGATCCATAAAGGAGACAAAATAGTAGAGATACGCAATTCGTTAAATTCCGATACAGGAACGGATGTAGCCGATATTTCCGCAGAGGAACTTTACATTCTAATCAACCGCGAAATTCCCCAAAAAGCATTCTTTAAGGTAAGAAAACTTTCAGGTAAAACAGTTTGGATCCAACTCCAAAAGACAAAAATAGCAAAGGAAGAGGATTTCATTTTTACCCAGGTATTAGAGGGAGAAAGAAAGATCGGCTATATCTATCTACCTTCTTTCTATACAGATTCGGAAACGGATCTCCTTGGATGTTCGGAGGACATAGCAAGAGCGATTTTAAAATTAAAACGCGAATCGATCGAAGGCCTGATTCTAGATGTAAGGGACAACTATGGCGGCTCTCTTCAGGAAGCTATGGATCTGGCCGGATTATTTATCGACGAAGGTCCTCTTTTTCTGAATGAAAACGGCAATCGGGAATTAAATATCTTGAAAGATCCGAACAGAGGAAGAATTTTTTCTGGTCCCTTGTTGATCCTCCAAAATTCCCAGAGCGCTTCCGGCCCTGAGTTCTTATCTCATGTATTAAAGGATTATAATAGAGCTTTGATCGTAGGCTCGTCTTCTTTCGGAAAGGCTAGCTCACAAAAATTTTTAACCATCAAAGATGGGAAATACAAGATCGATAAAATAAAATTAACTACAGGATTATATTACGGTTTAAATAATGTAAGTCACCAGCAAAAAGGCGTAGCACCTCACATAGAACTCCCTCAATGGAATAATTTCCCTCTTCGTGAAACAGATCTTGAAAATAGTCTTTTCCCAAACTCCATATCTAAGGAGATTCATTATGAAATTTTACCGGAACTCCCTATCCGCACTTTGAAAAATAAATCATCAGATCGAATTAAAAGAAATCATTTTTTTCAAAAGATAGACTCCATTCAAAGCGAAGCAAAAAAATGGCTATCTAAGCCCAAGGAAATACCCCTAGATCCAGAGGACTTTTTTGAATTCTATTCTGAAAGAGAGAATGTAATAAGTAAAATAAACGAAATTTCAGTTCTCAAAAGTTCAATTTTCAGCTCTCAATCAACCTTATTTGATAAAAAATCGTTTCATAGCGGTAGCTTAGAGAACCAAATATTCAAGGTCAAAAAAGATAGACTCGAATCCGATCCATATGTAGAAGAGTCTTACAACATTATTAGCGATTTCATAAATCATAATGAAGGAAAGTAG
- a CDS encoding LIC11966 family surface protein, translated as MKYKGMVWKILVTLLVFSFATNLTAKSSAEALKYLNELTDPIDKISADRLSYIQALAHSNSKQDKEAKRTAIITSVEKALLNANQATKYDGSSDLKDAVIKYLNVYYTVLREDYGKLVDLKEAAEQSYDAMEAYMLAEKKAGERLHEAAEKFEKEQRVFAKDNDITLYESKDRMSQLLKKSGEVMNYKDEIYLIDFKPYKQEIYLLQALKDQDVKAIEQNRETLLKYAEEGLKLLDKVVPYEGDSSLIQACKNNLNFYKTEAKEQIPTLIEYYMKEARFEAYKKKFNEKEPKDRTQEDVDTHNKLLAEVNSLVPTYNKINQTLNKQRGILIEQWNKSNKNFLSKHVPKK; from the coding sequence ATGAAATATAAAGGAATGGTATGGAAAATCCTAGTAACCTTACTGGTTTTTTCCTTTGCGACTAATCTAACAGCAAAAAGTTCGGCGGAAGCTTTGAAATATTTAAACGAACTAACCGATCCGATAGATAAAATATCGGCAGATCGTTTATCATACATCCAAGCTTTGGCACATAGTAATAGCAAACAAGACAAGGAAGCCAAAAGAACCGCTATCATTACCTCTGTGGAAAAAGCCTTATTGAACGCAAACCAGGCCACAAAATACGATGGAAGCTCCGACCTAAAAGACGCAGTCATCAAGTATCTAAATGTATATTATACAGTTTTGAGAGAAGATTACGGAAAGTTAGTCGATCTAAAAGAAGCCGCAGAACAATCCTACGATGCAATGGAAGCCTACATGCTCGCAGAGAAGAAAGCAGGTGAAAGATTACATGAGGCGGCCGAAAAATTCGAAAAGGAACAAAGAGTTTTTGCGAAGGACAATGACATCACTCTTTACGAAAGTAAAGATAGAATGAGTCAATTATTGAAAAAATCAGGCGAGGTAATGAATTATAAAGACGAAATCTACTTAATCGACTTCAAACCTTATAAACAAGAAATTTATTTATTACAAGCTCTCAAAGACCAAGACGTAAAGGCTATCGAACAAAATAGAGAAACACTTTTAAAGTATGCAGAAGAAGGTCTTAAATTGTTGGATAAGGTTGTCCCTTATGAGGGAGATTCATCCTTGATCCAGGCATGCAAAAACAACCTGAACTTCTATAAGACGGAAGCAAAAGAGCAGATCCCTACTCTAATCGAATACTACATGAAAGAAGCTCGTTTCGAAGCATACAAAAAGAAATTTAACGAAAAAGAGCCGAAGGATCGCACTCAAGAGGATGTAGACACGCATAATAAACTTTTGGCAGAAGTAAACTCGTTAGTACCTACTTATAACAAGATAAACCAAACCCTGAACAAGCAGCGAGGCATATTGATAGAGCAATGGAACAAGTCCAATAAAAACTTCTTATCCAAGCATGTTCCGAAAAAGTAA
- the queG gene encoding tRNA epoxyqueuosine(34) reductase QueG produces MLLESKELLDELKNIAETNGFQLFGVGPASVPSEDKENILHWVEEGRHGNMDWYPKNMNLRLELDGLGFKPQSVIALGALYNDPEYENLDLPYRFSRYAMGEDYHSVLRKKASGLLEFLRKKFPNQKFRQGVDSLPVPEKILAREAGLGWIGKNTNLIHEEYGSFFFISLIFTDFPLRFASIQAKDRCGTCTACINSCPTGALEPYKIDARKCISYKTIEDRSESVDSLHGWVYGCDICQEICPWNQVKARKKGWKTEIAEFKIRDLFKKENLSDLDENEFKTYFKDSAVSRISYFQLKRNLKVIGREK; encoded by the coding sequence ATGCTTCTTGAAAGTAAAGAACTTCTGGACGAACTGAAAAATATCGCAGAGACGAACGGTTTCCAATTATTCGGAGTTGGACCGGCTTCCGTTCCGTCCGAGGACAAGGAGAATATTCTCCATTGGGTCGAAGAAGGCCGTCATGGAAATATGGATTGGTATCCTAAAAACATGAATCTTAGACTGGAATTGGACGGATTAGGATTCAAGCCACAATCGGTAATCGCGTTAGGCGCTTTATATAACGATCCCGAATATGAAAACTTGGATCTGCCTTACCGATTTTCCAGATATGCGATGGGAGAAGATTATCATTCCGTTCTTCGGAAAAAAGCGTCCGGCCTATTGGAGTTTTTAAGGAAGAAGTTTCCGAACCAAAAGTTCAGACAGGGAGTGGATTCTCTTCCTGTTCCTGAAAAAATTTTGGCAAGAGAAGCCGGTCTTGGCTGGATCGGGAAAAATACGAATTTGATCCACGAAGAATACGGTTCCTTCTTTTTTATTAGCTTAATATTTACGGATTTTCCTCTCCGTTTTGCTTCCATCCAAGCAAAGGACAGATGCGGGACTTGTACTGCATGTATTAATTCTTGTCCAACAGGAGCCTTGGAACCTTATAAGATCGACGCACGAAAATGTATTTCATATAAAACGATAGAAGATAGATCCGAGAGTGTTGACTCTCTACATGGTTGGGTCTACGGATGCGATATTTGCCAAGAGATTTGTCCTTGGAATCAGGTTAAGGCGCGTAAGAAGGGCTGGAAAACTGAGATAGCTGAATTTAAGATCCGAGATCTATTCAAAAAAGAAAATCTCTCGGATCTGGATGAAAATGAATTCAAAACATACTTTAAGGATTCCGCAGTCAGTAGGATCTCCTATTTCCAGCTTAAGCGAAACTTGAAAGTAATTGGCAGAGAGAAATAG
- a CDS encoding class I SAM-dependent DNA methyltransferase → MDRNTREQGNKSRIISPIPKKRPYTAFAGIYDGVMKRAPYLDWAKMILESYQIGTQKIHPKIALDLGCGTCKIWKFFPESTELWGIDNSPEMLQIADSQQIRGVRKLGDLLSFPKLNKSFDLIFSVHDTLNYFQREEELSQVFAQVSSVLEKNGVFFFDVSTSENFRKNFQNKVLKETHGKTKLVWKNEFDPKTSVLKTSLEFSGPGISELEEHYHRAYPLETWSKNLQNSGLEILGIGSDYESWEIIPKANYWNFMCRKI, encoded by the coding sequence ATGGATAGGAATACTCGCGAGCAGGGGAATAAATCAAGAATTATTTCTCCAATCCCCAAAAAAAGGCCGTATACGGCATTTGCAGGCATTTATGACGGAGTCATGAAACGGGCACCTTACCTGGACTGGGCGAAGATGATTTTGGAATCTTACCAGATCGGAACCCAGAAAATCCATCCAAAAATCGCATTGGATTTGGGCTGCGGAACCTGCAAAATTTGGAAATTTTTTCCCGAATCCACGGAACTTTGGGGAATCGACAATTCGCCTGAAATGCTTCAAATCGCCGATTCTCAGCAAATCAGAGGGGTTCGTAAATTAGGAGACCTTCTCTCCTTCCCAAAATTGAACAAATCCTTTGATCTGATTTTCTCTGTGCATGACACTCTAAATTATTTCCAAAGAGAGGAAGAACTTTCCCAAGTATTTGCCCAAGTTTCCAGTGTTTTGGAGAAGAATGGGGTCTTCTTTTTCGATGTAAGCACCTCCGAAAATTTTCGAAAAAATTTCCAGAATAAGGTCCTAAAGGAGACCCATGGGAAGACCAAACTCGTTTGGAAGAATGAATTTGATCCTAAAACTTCCGTTTTAAAGACCAGTTTGGAATTTTCCGGACCTGGGATTTCAGAACTGGAGGAACATTATCATCGGGCTTATCCGCTCGAAACTTGGTCGAAGAACCTACAAAATTCAGGTCTCGAAATTTTGGGGATAGGCTCGGATTATGAGTCCTGGGAAATTATTCCAAAGGCGAATTATTGGAATTTTATGTGCCGAAAGATCTGA